A region of the Azospirillum lipoferum 4B genome:
TGATCGCCGTGGCGACGGGGCCGTCGATCGGGACGAGACGGGACTTGCAGCGCGCCAACACGTCGATCAGCAACGCACTCGGCTGGCCGATGACGAGGAAGGCCGCATCGACCTCCCCCCGGCAGAGCGCGCGGATGCCGTTGTCGATGCCGGTCTCCGTCCGCTTGACGGTGTCGCCGGCGCCGAGGCTCGCCAGAATCCGGTCCACCGCCGGGCGGGAGCCCGACCCTTCCGGACCGGCGGCCACGCGCTTGCCTTTCAGGTCGGCGATCCTGGTAATCTTGGCGTCGCGCCGGGCGACCAGCACCAGGGCTTCCTTGTGGAACCGCATGACCGAGCGCAGGCCGTCCCATCCTCCCACCGCAGCGAACGGGCCGGCGCCGCGGAAGGCGTCCTCGGCAATATCCTCCTGCACGATGGCGAGGTCGTAGCGCCCCTTGCGCAGCCCGTCGATGTTGGCGACGGAGCCCGCGGATGCGGTGATCGACAGCCGATCCGCCGCCATTGTCTTGGCGTCGATGACCGTCAATCTGAGGGCCGCCGCGACCGGGAAATAGACACCCAGCTCGGGGCCGGCGGCGATGACGAGCGGCTTGTCCGCGGCCGTGGCGGCCGCCGGCTGGAACAGCAGCGCAGCGGCCATCGCCATGGCCACCGTGCCCGCCCTGATGATTCGGTTCAGCATTTCTCCCCCACGCCTCGCATTCTGGTCGTGTCCCGGGCGGCAAATCGTCGACACGCTGCCACCGTGATTGGACAGAATGTCATGCAACACTCAACGGACAAAGGGAAACGCCCGCTCGCCCGATGCTGCTTGCGATTGTTGCTGTCCCTGTCGAAGTGTCGATGTGCAGAGATGTCGCATCGCGGAAGGTGAGCTGGCTTTGGTTCTTGGCCGCGATCGACATCATCTCTGCGGGTGGAAGAAGAATGCGGCCAAGGAACTTAAGTCACTTAACTTAATGCATGGGCTTGTGCGGAGATGCTCCGCTGCGGTGTCGATGCGATCCCTCCCGCGACCGGCGCCATTGCCGACGACGGGAGCGGTCGGACGGTGAAAAGACGTTGGCTGCGGCGATGCGGCATAACCGGAAAGCATCGCAGCGGATTCGGTTCAGTTTGCGAGCTTCATGATCAACAACACCAAAGAAGCCAGAAGTGGTAATGCGCTATACTTCTGCAGGAATATCTCTCTCATAGGTTCATTGAACCTTCGGCAAGCGTTTGCATTGATCCCAGGATTGTAACGGAATTTACCACCTATTCGATGAATCCCGGAAAGATGCCTCACTATTGCCCCAGCCGTCCGACCATCGTGGCGCCGCATCGCAACCGCTAAGGATACGGATCAATGGCCACGACGTCTGGGAATTCGACCATCATCGTGACCGCCGAAGGTGCTGCCGACGCGCACTTCACCCTGCTGGTCGACGGCAAGAAGATCGGTGATGGCACCACGGGTGCCACGGCCAAGGACTTCGTCTTCAAGACGGATCTCGCAGAGGACCAGGCCCACAAGGTGCAGGTCCAGTACGACAATGACGGATATGTGAACGGCACGGACCGCAACCTGATCGTCAACGAGATCTCGATCAACGGCAAATCGGTCCTGCCGACCGACGACATCGTGACCTACGACAAGGGCGCGCTGGATGGCCGCGACGTTGTCGGCGGACAGGACGACCTGTGGTGGAACGGCGCGCTGGTCGTGAATGCCGGCAAGAGCTACTTCTCGACCGGTGACGAGGTGGCCGCGCCCAACCAGCCTGCGCCGGTGGAGCCGGCGCCCGTTCAACCCGCCCCTGCCCAGCCGACTCCGACCGAGCCCACGCCCAGCGTGTCGAAGCCGAGCGGCCCCGGCTTCTACGTCGCCAAGAACGGCAACGACAGCTGGTCGGGCAAGCTCGCCGCCCCCAATGCCGACGGCACCGACGGTCCCTTCGCCTCGCTGGAGAAGGCGCAGGCTGCGATGCGGTCGAGCGATATCGACACCACCTATGTCCGCGGCGGCGAATATCACCCGAAGAACGCGATCTGGCTGGACGGCCAGGATTCCGGCGTGACCTTCACCGGCTACGGCGACGAGAAGGCGGTGATCCACGGCAGTGCGCAGGCGTCCGTCTCGTTCGGGCTCGGCGGCGCCAAGGACGTGACCATCGAAGGCCTGACCTTCGCCGATGGCGTCGCCAACGGCCATTACGTCTTCGCCGACAACGCAGCCGGCCTGACCTTCGCCAACAACACGGTGTCGGGCGGCGGCTATGGCATCACGGTGCAGAACAGCGCCGACAGCAAGGTCGTCGGCAACCAGTTCGACCGCACCGGCGCCGAGGCGATTTTCGTCAAGGCCGGTTCCGACGCCACGGTGGTGTCCGACAACCTGATCCGGCACCCGAACGCCGCCGACCGCGGCGACGCCGGCATCTGGGTCAACGGCAGCTCCGACGTCAAGATCACCCACAACCGGATCGAGGATTCGCCGGAGAAGGCCATCGCCGTCGGCTCGGTCCAGACGGACGGCAGCGACGCGACCTATCGGGCGACCATCGCCTTCAACAAGGTGATCGACGCCAACCTGGACTCGAACGACGGCGGCGGCATCTACCTGATCAACCGACAGCAGGACCTGAGCGATCATACCATCGTCAACAACGACGTGTCGGGCACCACGGCGACCAACCCGTCGGGCAGCGTCGCGAGCTGGGGCATCTATCTCGACGACTGGACCAGCGGCGCCACGGTGAAGGGCAACGTCGTCCATGACAACATCGGCGGCGTGTTCCTGCATGGCGGATGGGACAATACGGTCACCGAGAACGTCATCGCCGGCAACAGCGGCGCCCAGATCGGCCTGCAGCAGGATGTCGCCTGGGGCGGCTGGAAGGGCAAGGCGATGAGCGGCAACGACATCGCCGGCAACGTCGTCGACGTCAGCGAGGGCATGGCCGTCCACATCTTCGGCCCGGCCGGCGTCGGCAACATCCACGACAACTTCTACAGCAACCTCGACGCGTCCAAGGATCTCTTCGACGTCTGGCCGCAGGTGATGGCCGGCGGCGGCAAGGGCGATCTGGCGGAGTGGCAGGCCGCGGGGTACGACAAGGGCTCCGTCACGCTGAACCCGGGCTTCGTCAATCCGGGTGCGGACGACTTCAGCCTGTCGTCGAGCTCGCCGGTCTATGGGCAGGGCTTCGACCACATCCCGTACGACGACATCGGGCTGCTGGGCTGATCGGCCCGTCCGTTCGGACCACCTGACTTGAAAGCGGGCCGCCCGGCGACGGGCGGCCCGTTCCCGTTCGGGCCGTGCGTGACCGAAATGCCGCCGCCGGTGTTACCTGACCGGTGAGGCGGGATTTGGGGGGCGGTGATGGAGTATCTGCGGCGGTGGTGGGCGATTGTCGTCGACGCGGCCTATGGCTGGATCAACGACGATGCGATGAGCATGGCCGCGTCCATCGCCTTCTACACCATCTTCTCGCTGGCACCGCTGGCGATCCTGGTGATCGCGCTGGCCGGGCTGATCTTCGGCGACGAGGCGGCACGAGGCGCGCTGGTCGAGCAGCTGTCGGCCCTGGTCGGGCGGGAGGCCGGCCAGACCCTGCAGGACCTGATCGCGCGGGCCGGCGCACGGGAAACCGGCTTGGTCGCGAGCATCGTCGGCATCGGCACCATCATCGTCGGCGCCACCACCGTCTTCGTCGAGCTGCAGACCGCGCTGAACCGCATCTGGCGGGTGGCGGCACCGGAGGAATCGACCATCACATGGCTGGTGCGGGTACGGCTGAAGGCGCTGGCGCTGATCGGGGCGATCGGGTTCCTGCTGATCGTCTCGCTGGTGGTCAGCGCCGCCCTGGCGGCGGTCGGCACCTGGGCTACCGGGTGGGCCACCGGATGGGCCGCCGGTTATGTACCGGCCATGCCGTCGCTGTTGTGGCTGTTCGACATGGCGGTCTCCTGGACGGTGCTGACCGGGCTGTTCGCGATGATCTACCGGATCCTGCCGGACACGCGCATCCGCTGGACCGATGTGTGGCTGGGGGCCGCGGTCAACGCCTTCCTGTTCGCGGTGGGCAAGTTCCTGATCGGCTTCTACATCGCCACCAGCGGGGTGGTGACGATCTATGGCGCGGCCGGATCCTTCGTGCTGATCCTGCTGTGGGTCTATTATTCGGCCGTCATCTTCCTGTTCGGGGCGGAGCTGACCCGCGCCTATTCGGAGCGCAAGGGCAGCAGGTCGCATCCTCCTCCTATCGGCCGCAGCAACCCCGTCCCAGCGTCATCAGGATCTGCCGCGCCTTGAAAGCCTGGCGGTCGAGCGGCGGCTCGTCCGGGGCGAAGCGGGCCTGAGCCTCGCGGTAGCGTTCATAGGAATCGTCGTTGAACAGCCGGCGCAGGTTGGCCAGCGCCTTGCGCAGCGGCGTGGGGCAGGGGGCGGATTGGGTGGACATGGCTGGGTCTCCGGGATGCTGTCCGGCACTGTGGGACGTCCCACACTAGCGCTGTTCCAACCGGCAAGGAGCCGATTCCCGGCGAACGGCGGCATCCTGGCGCCGAGCGGCGCCATGGCGATTTGAGCGGCGCCGCTCGCCCCCTGCCGGCTGCCGCTCGGCACGTCCTGACTGCCGCTCGCGGCATTCCACCCCACGGGTTCGAGGCGGCGGCGTAGACCGATGGCACGTCCTTTTCAGGAGAGCCGTCATGGATCACGCTCTAACCTTTGTGATCGCGACACTCTGCATCCTTACGCTCTGCTACCGCTTCTATGGCGTGTTCTTCGTGCGCAAGGTTCTTCGTGCCGACGATTCCGAAGTCACCCCGTCCCACATCCTTGCCGACGGCAAGAATTATGTGCCCACCAAGAAGTGGGTGAATGCCGGCCAGCATTTCGCCGCCATCGCCGCCGCCGGCCCGCTGGTCGGTCCGGTGCTGGCCGCCCAGTTCGGCTATCTGCCGAGCTTCCTGTGGCTGCTGATCGGCTGCGTCATCGGCGGCGCGGTGCACGACACGGTCGTGCTGTTCGCCTCGATGAAGCACAAGGGCCAGTCGCTGTCGGAGGTGGCCAAGGCCGAGCTCGGCCCGGTGGCCGGCTGGTGCACCGGTCTGGCGATGCTGTTCATCATCACCATCACCATGGCCGGCCTGTCGATGGTCGTCGTCCATGCGCTGGAACGCAACGCCTGGGGCGCCTTCGCGGTGTTCATGACGATCCCGATCGCCATCGCGCTGGGCCTGTATGAGAAGGTCACCGGCTCGTCCAAAGGCGCGACCCAGGTCGGCATCGCCGCCATCGCCGCCTCGGTCTTCGCCGGCCCGTACATCCAGGGCACGCTGCTGGGCGAGTGGCTGACGCTGCATGCCGAGACCGTCGCCATCATCCTGCCCATCTATGCCTTCTTCGCCACCGCCCTGCCGGTGTGGCTGCTGCTGACCCCGCGCGGCTATCTGTCCAGCTTCATGAAGGTCGGCGTGTTCGGCGCGCTGGTCGTCGGCGTCGTCTTCATCAATCCGGAGATCCGCTTCCCCGCCCTGACCGACTTCATCCATGGCGGCGGCCCGGTGCTGAACGGCCCGGTCTGGCCCTTCATCTCCATCACCATCGCCTGCGGCGCCATCTCCGGCTTCCATGCCTTCATCGGGTCGGGCACCACGCCCAAGCTGATCGACAAGTGGAGCGACATCCGTCCGGTGGCCTTCGGCGGCATGCTGGCGGAATGCCTGGTCGGCGTCATGGCGCTGATCGCCGCGACCGCGCTGCATCCGGCCGATTACTTCGCCATCAACTCCTCGCCGGCCGCCTTCAAGGCCCTGGGCATGACCGTCGTCGACCTGCCGCGGCTGAGCCAGGAAATCGGCCTCGACCTCTACGGCCGCACAGGCGGTGCGGTGACGCTGGCGGTCGGCATGACCGAGATCTTCACCCGCGTGCCGTGGTTCAACAGCCTCGCCTCCTACTTCTTCCAGTTCGTCGTGATGTTCGAGGCGGTGTTCATCCTGACCGCCGTGGACAGCGGCACCCGCGTCGCCCGTTACCTGATCCAGGACCTGCTGGGCGACGTCTATGCCCCGATGAAGCGGCTGGACTGGGTCCCCGGTTCGATCATCGCCAGCGTCATCGCCTGCGTGGCCTGGGGCTATCTGCTGACCTCGGGCGACATCAACTCGGTCTGGGCCCTGTTCGGCGTGTCGAACCAGCTGATGGCCTCGGTCGGCCTGATCATCGGCGCCACCATCATCCTGCGGCTGGCCCAGAAGCGGATCTACATGCTGACCTGCCTGGTCCCGCTGGCCTACCTGTTCGTCACGGTGAACGTCGCCGGCTACTGGATGATCGCCAACGTCTATCTGAACAAGGCCGCCAAGGGCTACAACCCCTTCAACGCCGGCATCTCCATCATCATGCTGACGCTGGGCTTCGTGATCCTGATCGCCGCCCTGAAGAAGTGGCGGGAGCTGTTCCAGGCCCGTGCCCTGGAGGTTCCGATGGTGGCCACCCCGGCCGAGTGAGAAGCTTTCCCTGACAAACGAAACGGGCCATGTGGGACGTCCCACATGGCCCGTTTCGCTTTCGGTGTTCCGTGACGATGTGGGACGTCTCACGTCCCACCGGCTCACTTTCTGACAGATGCCCGGTCAGGCGGCGGCGCGCGCCTGGGCGAGGGGAGCGATGCGGGCCAGAACCGCCGGCTCGATCGCCACCTGCAGATGGGCGTGGCTGTCGTCGTCGCGGCGGCCGATCACCTCGCCATGGGCGTAGAGCCAAGCCAGGGTCGCCCCGTCGCCATGCTCCACATCCAGTTCCACCAACTCGCGGCCGGCGGTCATCCGGTCGTCGAGGATGCGGAACAGCGTGTCCAGCCGGTCCCCCGTCGCCGCCGAAACGGCGCAGGTGTTGCCGGACCGTCCGGCGCGGGCGAGCACGGCGTCCAACTCGGCCCCGTCCAGCAGGTCGATCTTGTTGGAAACCTCGACCACGCGGGGATCGCGCTCCGGATCGATGCCGAGGTCGGTCAGGATCGCCTCCACGTCGGCCTTCTGGGCCTCGGTATCGGGATGGGCGATGTCTCGGACATGCAGGATGATATCGGCCGACTGCACCTCCTCCAGCGTGGCGCGGAAGGCCGCGACCAGATGGGTCGGCAGGTCGGAGATGAAACCGACCGTGTCGGACAGGATCACCTTGCGGCCCGACGGCAGCACCACCTGACGCATGGTCGGGTCGAGCGTCGCGAACAGCAGGTTCTTGGCGAACACGTCGGCACCGGCCATCCGGTTGAACAGGGTGGATTTGCCGGCGTTGGTGTAGCCGACCAGCGCCACCACCGGGTAGGGCACCTTGGCCCGCGCCTTGCGGTGCAGGCCGCGGGTGCGGCGGACGTCGTCCAGTTCCCGCTTGATCTTGACGATGCGGTTGCCGATCAGGCGGCGGTCGATCTCAAGCTGCGATTCACCAGGGCCGCCGAGGAAGCCGAAGCCGCCGCGCTGGCGCTCGAGGTGGGTCCAGGACCGCACGAGCCGGGACTTCTGGTAGGTCAGCGATGCCAGTTCGACCTGAAGCTGGCCTTCATGGGTGCGGGCGCGGGCACCGAAGATCTCCAGGATCAGGCCGGTGCGGTCGATCACCTTGGTCCCGAACGCCTTTTCCAGATTGCGTTGCTGCACCGGGGTCAGCGCATGGTCGACGATGACGAGGTCGATGTCCTCGCCCGCCTCCCGCGCGTCGTCCAGCAGCTTGGCATACTGCTCGATGGCACCGCCGCCCAGCAGGGTGGCCGGGCGCGGCTGGTTGACCTTGACGACGGCGGCCTGCGCCACCTCAAGCTCGATGGCCGCCGCCAGTCCCACCGCCTCTTCAAGCGAGGCCTCGGGGCTGCGGTCGGTCTCGGTCCCGCGAAGGACCGGGTGGAGGACAAGGGCACGGCCCAGGCTGGACCGCGGGGTTTCGATGGTATTCGTGTCGGTATTCGGATTCGTACCCATAGGGTTCCTTCGTCGGCCCGGCGCCGGATGCGCGGGCAGGCTGCGAAAATCCGGCATTCGACGCTGCCGGAGTGCGTGCATCGCCACAGGATGCAGATAGGAGAGGCCCTCTCCGGCCCGGCCGGCGGCGCCCGATCCCGGGGGAGGGGGGCCCGGGGGAGTCTGGCAGCCTGCTCTTCATCAGGCCGGAGAGGAAAGCGTCGGCATGCCCGAGTTGGGGGACGCCGAACTGGAGAACTCAGATCAAGGAAATCACCAAAGTTGCCGTGGAGCCCCAGGGGTGGGGGTCGACACGGGGTATCCGACCAGGGTTGCGGGCCAGGATTTTTGGGCAAGCTCGGCGTCACCGCCGACACTGCTTTAAATGAGGATTTAGCCGCTTAAAACAAGGGTTCTGGACCGATTTTTCCGATCATTCCGCAGGCTGGTCCGGCACGGGTGACTGCCGCGGGACCGGCCCGGAACACCCAGATGGGGACTGGCACGGCGGCCGCAAGAGGGGCTGGATGAGAAAAACGCCGCCCCCCGAAACGTGACCGGGGGGCGTTCAACTGTCATGACCATGCGAGCTTCGCCGTCCGCTATGCCAGGCCCCAGGCCTTGGCCCCGGCCACCAGGACGACGACGACCAGCAGCGACAGGATCGTCGCCAGCCCGATCGGCAGGGCACGGCGGTAAATAGCGCCTTCCGCCTGTTGCAGCCCGACGAGGCCGGCGGCGAGCACGATGCGGCCGGGGGTCAGCATGGTGCAGATGCTCCCCGAAACGGTCTGGATCGCCGCGGTCAGCATGGGTGGCAGGCCGCTTTCGGCGGCAAGGCTCAGCTGGATGTGCATCATCAGGGCGTTGGACGCGGTGTTGGAGCCGGTCAGCATGCCGGCGGCACCGCCGAAGACCGGGGTCGCCAGCACGGCGAAGCGTCCGGCGACCTCGCGCCATGCCTGCCCGAACATCGCCGCACCGCCGGAAGCGGCCATGAAGGCGGCAAATTCGACGAAGACCAGCGTGGCGGCCATCGGCACCAGCGCTGCGCGCAGGGCTCCGCGGACCACCTCGCCCGCCTTGGCGGCCGGCAGTCCGGCCAGCAGGATGGCGGCGATCACCACCAGCCATGTCGCGGGATGGCGCAGCAGGGCCAGCGGGGCCAGCCCGCCGAACGGGTCGAGCACCAGCCAGCGGCCTGTCCAGTCCGACAGCGGCGGCAGCAGCCGCGTCGCCATCAGCGCGGCGATCAGCAGCACATAGGGCCAAAGCCGCTCCATCAGCCCCGCCATCGCCATTCGCGGCCCGTCGTCGCTGCGCAGCAGGCGCGGCCCCTCCACCAGCACCAGAAGGACGCCCGTCGCCAGCCCGCCGCCCAGTTCCGGCGCGACGAAGCGGTTGGTCAGCCAGATCAGTCCGGCCAGACAGAGCAGGAGGGCCACATCGGCCGTCCGGTCGCGCAGGGTGGAGCGCAGGCCGCAGCCGTGGATCAGCCCCCAGAACACCGGCAGCAGGCAGGGCAGCACGACCGCCATCAGCAGGGCGCTGGCCGTCCCGAGCTCGGTGAAGGTCACGCCGATCAACTCGGCCCCGACCCGCGTGCCGACCCCCATCGCGCCCCAGGCCGCCAGCACCTGACTGAACAGGCCGAGGGCGGCGGCCTGGACCGGCGGCAGCCCCATGTGGCGCAGCATGGCAAGGGCCACGACCAGACCGACGCCGAATCCCGTTACCGACTCCGCGAAGGGACCGACCAGGAAGCAGGCGACGAAGACGGCGCGCCGGCGGTTCTCCTGCGCGACGGCGGCGGATTGGATGCCGCGGGCCTCGTAAGCGCGGTGGAACAGCAGGCCGGCGGCGATGATCGACATGGCATGCCACGCCAGCCATGCCCCTTCGCCCGCCTTGACCGCCGCCATGGTCAGCACGGACATGTCCGGCATCCCGGCGAGCGGAGCCTGCGCGACGATCATCGTCACGAACGCCAGCGTCATGCCGGCCAGCCCGGCCGTCAGCAGGCTGACGCGGCGGGAGGCAAGGAGCAGGATCGTGCCGACGAGCGGCATCATGTGGAAGGCCAGGGTCATGATCGGGCAGGGGGTGTCCGGAAGGGGAGGGCCGGCACTGACGGCGGCCGTCTCCTTGGGATACTAGTATATCTCCATAGCTGCAACCTTGCCGGGCCTCGGCGGCAGGGGGGAAGCTATGCGCAGAGCTATGGGCATCCGGAGCGTCTTATCCTCTCGAAAGCCGTTTCTCCAGCTCCACCAGCAGGAACAGCAGGGCTCCGGCGGCGATCATGGCCGCCCAGGCGACGGCGCCGATGGGGGCGGTGCCGAACAGGGATTGCAGCGGCGGGGCGTAGGTGAAGGCCAGTTGCAGGACGGTCATCAGCGCGATGGACAGCCAGACGGGCCGGCTGCCGGCGATGCCGGCCAGCAGGCCGGCGTGGCTGTGCAGGCCGCGGGCGTTCAGCAGGAAGAAGATCTCTCCCACCACCAGGGCGTTGACGGCCATGGTCCGCGCCACCTCGATCCCGCCGCCCTGCATCCGCTGGACATAGAAGAAGCCGAAGCTGGCGGCCACCAGCAGGACCAGCGCCACCAGCATCCGGCGGATCAGCAGGCCGGACAGGATCGGCTCGTCGCGCGGGCGGGGAGGGCGGGCCATGACGCCGGGTTCCGGCGCCTCGAAGGCCAGCGCCAGCCCCAGCGTCACCGCCGTCACCATGTTGACCCACAGGATCTGCACCGGCGTGATCGGCAGGATGGTGCCGGACAGGACCGCCGCCAGGATCACCGCCGCCTGGGCGCCGTTGGTCGGCAGCATGAACAGGATGGTCTTGCGCAGATTGTCGTAGACGGTGCGCCCCTCCTCCACCGCGTGGACGATGGAGGCGAAATTGTCGTCGGCCAGCACCATCGCCGCCGCTTCCTTCGCCGCCTCGGTGCCGTTGCGGCCCATGGCGACGCCGACGTCGGCGCGCTTCAGCGCCGGGGCGTCGTTGACGCCGTCGCCGGTCATGGCGATTGTCCCGCCGTCCGCCTGGAGCGCCGCGATCAGGCGCAGCTTGTGCTCCGGCGTGGTGCGGGCGAAGACGCTGTTGGCGCGGGCGGCGGCGGCAAAGCCGGCCTCGTCCATGCGGTCCAGCTCC
Encoded here:
- a CDS encoding TAXI family TRAP transporter solute-binding subunit, encoding MLNRIIRAGTVAMAMAAALLFQPAAATAADKPLVIAAGPELGVYFPVAAALRLTVIDAKTMAADRLSITASAGSVANIDGLRKGRYDLAIVQEDIAEDAFRGAGPFAAVGGWDGLRSVMRFHKEALVLVARRDAKITRIADLKGKRVAAGPEGSGSRPAVDRILASLGAGDTVKRTETGIDNGIRALCRGEVDAAFLVIGQPSALLIDVLARCKSRLVPIDGPVATAISQSMPAFQPMTIPGRLYPSQPKDVKTLGVDSVLVARADVDDDTVAAVVAAIRGDLWLFRNLHPVLSPITDEDLRPDTGGLPLHSGAARAFRQAVTVF
- a CDS encoding right-handed parallel beta-helix repeat-containing protein; the encoded protein is MATTSGNSTIIVTAEGAADAHFTLLVDGKKIGDGTTGATAKDFVFKTDLAEDQAHKVQVQYDNDGYVNGTDRNLIVNEISINGKSVLPTDDIVTYDKGALDGRDVVGGQDDLWWNGALVVNAGKSYFSTGDEVAAPNQPAPVEPAPVQPAPAQPTPTEPTPSVSKPSGPGFYVAKNGNDSWSGKLAAPNADGTDGPFASLEKAQAAMRSSDIDTTYVRGGEYHPKNAIWLDGQDSGVTFTGYGDEKAVIHGSAQASVSFGLGGAKDVTIEGLTFADGVANGHYVFADNAAGLTFANNTVSGGGYGITVQNSADSKVVGNQFDRTGAEAIFVKAGSDATVVSDNLIRHPNAADRGDAGIWVNGSSDVKITHNRIEDSPEKAIAVGSVQTDGSDATYRATIAFNKVIDANLDSNDGGGIYLINRQQDLSDHTIVNNDVSGTTATNPSGSVASWGIYLDDWTSGATVKGNVVHDNIGGVFLHGGWDNTVTENVIAGNSGAQIGLQQDVAWGGWKGKAMSGNDIAGNVVDVSEGMAVHIFGPAGVGNIHDNFYSNLDASKDLFDVWPQVMAGGGKGDLAEWQAAGYDKGSVTLNPGFVNPGADDFSLSSSSPVYGQGFDHIPYDDIGLLG
- a CDS encoding YihY/virulence factor BrkB family protein, whose translation is MEYLRRWWAIVVDAAYGWINDDAMSMAASIAFYTIFSLAPLAILVIALAGLIFGDEAARGALVEQLSALVGREAGQTLQDLIARAGARETGLVASIVGIGTIIVGATTVFVELQTALNRIWRVAAPEESTITWLVRVRLKALALIGAIGFLLIVSLVVSAALAAVGTWATGWATGWAAGYVPAMPSLLWLFDMAVSWTVLTGLFAMIYRILPDTRIRWTDVWLGAAVNAFLFAVGKFLIGFYIATSGVVTIYGAAGSFVLILLWVYYSAVIFLFGAELTRAYSERKGSRSHPPPIGRSNPVPASSGSAAP
- a CDS encoding carbon starvation CstA family protein: MDHALTFVIATLCILTLCYRFYGVFFVRKVLRADDSEVTPSHILADGKNYVPTKKWVNAGQHFAAIAAAGPLVGPVLAAQFGYLPSFLWLLIGCVIGGAVHDTVVLFASMKHKGQSLSEVAKAELGPVAGWCTGLAMLFIITITMAGLSMVVVHALERNAWGAFAVFMTIPIAIALGLYEKVTGSSKGATQVGIAAIAASVFAGPYIQGTLLGEWLTLHAETVAIILPIYAFFATALPVWLLLTPRGYLSSFMKVGVFGALVVGVVFINPEIRFPALTDFIHGGGPVLNGPVWPFISITIACGAISGFHAFIGSGTTPKLIDKWSDIRPVAFGGMLAECLVGVMALIAATALHPADYFAINSSPAAFKALGMTVVDLPRLSQEIGLDLYGRTGGAVTLAVGMTEIFTRVPWFNSLASYFFQFVVMFEAVFILTAVDSGTRVARYLIQDLLGDVYAPMKRLDWVPGSIIASVIACVAWGYLLTSGDINSVWALFGVSNQLMASVGLIIGATIILRLAQKRIYMLTCLVPLAYLFVTVNVAGYWMIANVYLNKAAKGYNPFNAGISIIMLTLGFVILIAALKKWRELFQARALEVPMVATPAE
- the hflX gene encoding GTPase HflX, whose protein sequence is MGTNPNTDTNTIETPRSSLGRALVLHPVLRGTETDRSPEASLEEAVGLAAAIELEVAQAAVVKVNQPRPATLLGGGAIEQYAKLLDDAREAGEDIDLVIVDHALTPVQQRNLEKAFGTKVIDRTGLILEIFGARARTHEGQLQVELASLTYQKSRLVRSWTHLERQRGGFGFLGGPGESQLEIDRRLIGNRIVKIKRELDDVRRTRGLHRKARAKVPYPVVALVGYTNAGKSTLFNRMAGADVFAKNLLFATLDPTMRQVVLPSGRKVILSDTVGFISDLPTHLVAAFRATLEEVQSADIILHVRDIAHPDTEAQKADVEAILTDLGIDPERDPRVVEVSNKIDLLDGAELDAVLARAGRSGNTCAVSAATGDRLDTLFRILDDRMTAGRELVELDVEHGDGATLAWLYAHGEVIGRRDDDSHAHLQVAIEPAVLARIAPLAQARAAA
- a CDS encoding L-lactate permease — encoded protein: MTLAFHMMPLVGTILLLASRRVSLLTAGLAGMTLAFVTMIVAQAPLAGMPDMSVLTMAAVKAGEGAWLAWHAMSIIAAGLLFHRAYEARGIQSAAVAQENRRRAVFVACFLVGPFAESVTGFGVGLVVALAMLRHMGLPPVQAAALGLFSQVLAAWGAMGVGTRVGAELIGVTFTELGTASALLMAVVLPCLLPVFWGLIHGCGLRSTLRDRTADVALLLCLAGLIWLTNRFVAPELGGGLATGVLLVLVEGPRLLRSDDGPRMAMAGLMERLWPYVLLIAALMATRLLPPLSDWTGRWLVLDPFGGLAPLALLRHPATWLVVIAAILLAGLPAAKAGEVVRGALRAALVPMAATLVFVEFAAFMAASGGAAMFGQAWREVAGRFAVLATPVFGGAAGMLTGSNTASNALMMHIQLSLAAESGLPPMLTAAIQTVSGSICTMLTPGRIVLAAGLVGLQQAEGAIYRRALPIGLATILSLLVVVVLVAGAKAWGLA